Proteins from one Gemmatimonadaceae bacterium genomic window:
- a CDS encoding prepilin-type N-terminal cleavage/methylation domain-containing protein, whose protein sequence is MKSRQTRGGFTLAEVLVTIAILATLAAVLLPALMGQISKGDATRTANDLVALQTGISTFASDVKRYPSSVGHLVTAVTNSDFDINVVAYTAGLASQWKGPYITKEPFSPGDSLRTGSGGTIQGPLVKSNYNGIEYVTIQVKNLNTEAFDDVDRIVDEIASSTTGRFVLSGADALYRAVPIQ, encoded by the coding sequence ATGAAATCCAGGCAGACGCGCGGCGGCTTCACGCTCGCGGAAGTTCTCGTAACGATCGCCATCCTGGCCACTTTGGCTGCGGTGCTGCTGCCGGCGCTGATGGGGCAGATCTCCAAGGGGGACGCCACCCGGACTGCTAACGATCTGGTGGCGCTGCAGACCGGGATCAGCACGTTTGCGTCGGACGTGAAGCGATACCCGAGCAGCGTCGGCCACCTGGTGACGGCGGTCACCAATTCCGACTTCGACATCAACGTCGTCGCATATACGGCCGGACTCGCGAGCCAGTGGAAGGGGCCGTACATCACGAAGGAACCGTTCTCTCCGGGTGACAGTCTTCGTACCGGGTCGGGCGGCACGATCCAGGGTCCGTTAGTGAAGAGCAACTATAACGGCATAGAGTATGTCACGATCCAGGTTAAAAACCTCAATACCGAGGCCTTCGACGATGTTGACCGGATCGTAGATGAAATCGCCAGCTCCACCACGGGCCGGTTCGTGCTGAGCGGGGCGGACGCGCTCTATCGGGCCGTACCGATCCAGTAA
- a CDS encoding tetratricopeptide repeat protein yields MSLIADALKAAQKEKARRVTPPARAQQQQGYFPFRFPTRGSGEPIVSPLAIGLGVATAAIALTALVVMFSSSRRPDTRSPALAQFPDSAPATLVLETPGDPGGLALLDTTAEDLAVPDDLEEYADEPPARTASRAPARRVPAPQPRDDLGDTDDPLPAIAANSPVRSGSSSGGRLQITVDRPIQGSQGGGLFEQGLAAQRRGDYETAKNRYLQATYEQPRSLELWNNLGTVYRSLNDLSGAEGAFRTATEIDRSFAPAWNNLGLVLAQQGRAQDAMIALHEAVRLDPANSGAKVNLAIELHKAGAVADARTLLEEAVRAEPAMAEAHYELGRVLEKQNDRGAAAREYRLFLATAGGRFPALEQAVRNRLARMGQ; encoded by the coding sequence ATGAGCCTCATAGCCGATGCCCTCAAGGCCGCGCAAAAGGAGAAGGCGCGGCGCGTCACGCCGCCGGCGCGCGCCCAGCAGCAGCAGGGATATTTCCCGTTCCGCTTTCCAACCCGCGGCTCGGGCGAGCCGATCGTATCGCCGCTCGCCATCGGGCTTGGTGTGGCGACGGCGGCGATCGCGCTGACCGCGCTGGTGGTGATGTTCAGCTCGTCGCGCCGGCCCGACACGCGGTCGCCCGCGCTCGCGCAGTTCCCCGATTCGGCTCCGGCCACGCTGGTGCTCGAGACGCCCGGCGATCCGGGCGGGCTCGCGCTGCTGGACACGACTGCTGAAGATCTCGCGGTGCCGGACGATCTCGAAGAATACGCGGACGAGCCGCCGGCGCGGACGGCCTCGCGCGCTCCCGCGCGCAGAGTGCCGGCGCCGCAGCCGCGGGACGACCTGGGAGACACGGACGACCCGCTGCCGGCGATCGCGGCCAATTCCCCCGTCCGGTCGGGAAGCAGCTCTGGCGGGCGACTGCAGATCACCGTGGACCGCCCGATCCAGGGATCTCAGGGCGGCGGCTTGTTCGAGCAGGGACTCGCGGCGCAACGGCGCGGCGATTACGAGACCGCGAAGAACCGATATCTGCAGGCGACGTACGAGCAGCCGCGCAGTCTCGAGCTGTGGAACAATCTCGGAACGGTTTACCGCTCCCTCAATGACCTGTCGGGCGCCGAGGGAGCATTTCGCACCGCGACCGAAATAGACCGGAGCTTCGCTCCCGCCTGGAACAACCTCGGGCTCGTGCTCGCCCAGCAGGGCCGGGCTCAGGATGCGATGATCGCGCTCCACGAAGCGGTTCGGCTCGATCCTGCCAACTCCGGCGCGAAGGTCAACCTGGCGATCGAGCTGCACAAAGCCGGTGCCGTTGCCGACGCGCGCACGCTGCTGGAGGAAGCCGTTCGCGCGGAGCCGGCGATGGCCGAAGCGCACTACGAGCTTGGCAGGGTGCTGGAGAAGCAGAACGATCGCGGCGCAGCCGCCCGCGAGTACCGGCTCTTTCTCGCTACCGCGGGTGGCCGCTTCCCCGCGCTGGAGCAGGCAGTGCGCAACAGGCTCGCGCGGATGGGGCAGTGA
- a CDS encoding prepilin-type N-terminal cleavage/methylation domain-containing protein, protein MKSRRKGFTLAEVLVTIAIIATLAAVLLPALNSQLSKGEATRGSTDLLAVQTAINTFVTDVRRYPASLTQLASPITGLIDINGNTYSVGLANRWKGPYLAKALTTGGELSTGFGANILGPFVPGLYNGIQYVRVDVSPITPTDFNRLDEIIDETVSSSTGQLQYNAVSSVAQFFAIPIQ, encoded by the coding sequence ATGAAGTCGCGGCGCAAGGGATTCACGCTGGCCGAGGTTCTCGTGACGATCGCGATCATCGCGACGCTGGCGGCGGTGCTGTTGCCGGCGTTGAACAGCCAGCTCTCGAAGGGTGAGGCAACCCGGGGATCAACGGACCTGCTGGCGGTGCAGACCGCGATCAACACGTTCGTGACGGACGTTCGGCGGTATCCCGCGTCGCTCACGCAGCTGGCTTCGCCGATCACCGGCTTGATCGACATCAACGGGAACACGTATTCGGTCGGGCTGGCCAATCGGTGGAAGGGTCCGTACCTGGCGAAGGCGCTGACGACCGGCGGTGAGCTGTCGACCGGGTTCGGGGCGAACATCCTGGGTCCGTTCGTTCCAGGCTTGTACAACGGAATTCAGTACGTCAGGGTTGACGTCTCGCCGATCACTCCCACGGACTTCAATCGACTGGACGAGATAATCGACGAGACAGTGAGCTCGAGTACGGGGCAACTGCAGTACAACGCGGTATCCAGCGTGGCGCAGTTTTTCGCCATCCCGATTCAGTAA
- a CDS encoding O-antigen ligase family protein has protein sequence MAVARWLLHATVLVPLILIPGFYFAFVTTRAVYFRVLVELATAVLVVLLLRHETKLDRRDWIFWALVAFLGANTLAAIVGPSPLRSVFGDFERMGGVWSWLHFLAYYVALRTFFDSTEWVRYFRNVVVVGAVVSLLALIQYRGDVLGLGFKGADAGATLGNPGFLAAYLLGTVAVALLLARRSHGIARLGYFALVPLFVATIVLSANRSSLVGGLAGVAFGFLVYWRLTSRLTPMRAAAAGAFVFVVAMLPLLARTSPARAAAASVPVLSRLAGTSATGDPSRVTQWQAALGGIRQRPLFGYGPENYHLVWSENFQPEMYGVLGSDDRWDRAHNAYLDAFTSAGVLGFAALVAIWLLLFRAVTKRRTGHELDPGDAAIAAGFFAAYAFFLFFWFFDLNSTFLWLALAAFVTGAAGSSHLLQFGTRREPRWQTNVVLGAGGLVLAAALYIHAFETLRTLRVLHHAEERDRPVRLALRDFQAVFSSPAPATYHAYLQYSSYLRWLQPHFDDIRSDPRTAAAMDSSLALAFRAVEQEIKRDPLNERLAIQKGRIALLAASYYRDARYSVPALESFQRAVELAPRRVQPRLVLGNVLLVGGYPQLALREFEGAYAAYPPLGQTHAYIGEAYFALGRYVDAAAWLKSASERGFEPRPELIAEVLGTTLRWGYHEPAAELGTAYLYRRHGPFFLWHVSRPQIERLRNDREVIALTQRALDAAHRPEAAALSAASGAACAPLPPLTRLAPLTSAPALQGEGTDCGPIRWIRDR, from the coding sequence GTGGCGGTCGCGCGGTGGTTGTTGCATGCCACCGTGCTGGTCCCGTTGATTCTCATTCCAGGCTTTTACTTCGCGTTCGTCACCACCCGGGCCGTTTACTTCCGGGTTCTCGTCGAGCTCGCTACCGCCGTCCTCGTAGTTCTGCTTCTTCGGCACGAGACCAAGCTTGACCGGCGCGACTGGATATTCTGGGCACTCGTCGCCTTCCTCGGCGCGAACACGCTCGCCGCGATCGTCGGCCCGTCGCCGCTCCGCAGCGTGTTCGGAGATTTCGAGAGGATGGGGGGCGTATGGAGCTGGCTCCACTTCCTCGCGTACTACGTCGCGCTGCGCACCTTCTTCGATTCCACGGAGTGGGTGCGCTATTTCCGGAACGTCGTCGTCGTCGGCGCCGTCGTGTCCCTGCTCGCCCTGATCCAGTACCGCGGCGATGTCCTCGGTCTCGGATTCAAAGGTGCGGACGCGGGCGCGACACTGGGGAACCCGGGCTTCCTCGCGGCTTACCTGCTGGGTACCGTCGCCGTGGCGCTGTTGCTCGCGCGCCGCTCGCATGGCATCGCCCGGCTCGGGTACTTCGCCCTCGTCCCGCTCTTCGTAGCTACCATCGTTCTCTCGGCGAACCGCAGCTCGCTCGTTGGCGGCTTGGCGGGAGTGGCCTTCGGCTTTCTGGTGTACTGGCGGCTGACTTCCCGTCTCACGCCCATGCGCGCCGCAGCAGCCGGAGCGTTCGTGTTCGTCGTGGCGATGCTCCCCCTCCTGGCGCGCACTTCCCCGGCTCGCGCCGCTGCGGCCAGCGTCCCTGTCCTGAGCAGGCTGGCCGGCACGAGCGCGACCGGCGACCCGAGCCGCGTCACGCAATGGCAGGCCGCGCTCGGCGGAATCCGACAGCGGCCGCTGTTCGGCTACGGCCCCGAGAACTACCACCTCGTCTGGAGCGAGAATTTCCAGCCGGAGATGTACGGCGTCCTGGGCAGCGACGATCGCTGGGACCGGGCCCACAACGCTTACCTCGATGCCTTCACGTCCGCCGGCGTCCTCGGCTTCGCGGCGCTCGTCGCCATCTGGCTCCTGCTCTTTCGCGCAGTCACGAAGCGCAGGACCGGGCACGAGCTCGACCCGGGTGACGCGGCGATCGCCGCCGGTTTCTTCGCCGCGTACGCGTTCTTCCTTTTCTTCTGGTTTTTCGATCTCAATTCGACCTTTCTCTGGCTGGCGCTGGCGGCGTTCGTCACCGGCGCCGCAGGATCCAGCCATCTGCTTCAATTCGGGACGCGCCGCGAGCCGCGCTGGCAGACCAACGTCGTGCTCGGCGCCGGCGGGCTCGTGCTTGCGGCCGCGCTCTACATCCATGCGTTCGAAACACTCCGCACCCTCCGCGTTTTGCATCATGCGGAGGAACGCGATCGACCCGTCCGGTTGGCACTCCGGGATTTTCAGGCGGTCTTCAGCTCGCCCGCTCCGGCGACCTATCACGCTTACCTGCAGTACTCGAGCTATCTCCGCTGGCTCCAGCCGCATTTCGACGACATACGGTCCGACCCGCGCACCGCCGCCGCGATGGACAGCTCACTCGCGCTGGCGTTCCGCGCGGTCGAGCAGGAGATCAAACGCGATCCGCTGAACGAACGCCTTGCGATCCAGAAAGGGCGCATCGCGTTGCTCGCCGCCTCGTACTACAGGGACGCTCGCTATTCCGTCCCGGCGCTCGAGAGCTTCCAGCGGGCTGTCGAGCTTGCGCCGCGGCGCGTGCAGCCTCGACTCGTGCTTGGCAACGTCCTGCTCGTCGGCGGGTACCCGCAGCTTGCGCTGCGAGAGTTCGAAGGGGCATATGCGGCATATCCGCCGCTCGGCCAGACTCACGCGTACATCGGTGAGGCCTACTTCGCGCTCGGGCGCTACGTCGACGCAGCCGCGTGGCTCAAGAGCGCGTCGGAGCGCGGCTTCGAGCCGCGTCCCGAGCTAATCGCCGAGGTCCTCGGGACAACGCTCCGGTGGGGATACCACGAGCCCGCCGCCGAGCTTGGCACGGCGTACTTGTACAGACGCCATGGTCCGTTCTTTCTCTGGCACGTCAGCCGCCCACAGATCGAACGCTTGCGAAACGACCGCGAAGTCATCGCGCTGACCCAGCGGGCGCTGGACGCGGCGCACCGACCGGAAGCCGCCGCACTGTCAGCCGCCTCCGGTGCGGCGTGCGCTCCGCTTCCACCGCTGACCAGGCTGGCACCCCTCACTTCGGCGCCTGCATTGCAAGGTGAGGGTACCGACTGCGGTCCGATCCGGTGGATCAGGGATCGGTGA
- a CDS encoding AAA family ATPase, with amino-acid sequence MTPSRKLFLLGAPSLQDDDGRPVPGMGPGKPLAMLAYVVITGSATREELVALFWPETPDDKARNAFRQTLHRLRGALGSDSLASDRDRIKIDPAGAVWCDALEFGATVASDPERAIALYRGPFLDGLDVASSDFQHWADSRRERFEAQFRSALAIAANRALESGDTALAAAHAARLSRTAPLDPDSALLEAKILAGAGRKPEAISVLTQHSTRLESELGEKPSAGVRAMLTRLLNEAPATVARPGETADQLVETEFVGRDKELGKLLAFWRGVERSGATVVVTGPPGIGRTRLIAELAQRIQAFGPALILWGQERHGNRAIPYAALADALRPAVTAPGIAGASRHLLAEAARLLPEIRDQFDLPEATAIDDEAARVRFYDGVAALIDAVAYEQPVCLILEDLHHSSRSSAELLHFLTGRLAASPVLFVLSCRPAEAPPHVTERFSPAQVAGARGPAPAQAARESIELEPLTQNAVERLLASVATGGDPDADTLATITRMAEGNPFRALDLLRRARRGEPLANLPTELAAALWARLQGCSPPEQRLFLACALLERPAPLRLLSAATHLPEPDAFDAAVTLEQRGLVVQRRGGIAPAHDVLAGLALDSTGSAGRALLAGWTADAVASEPGASHAELARLYATAGQPSAAHKHARAAIHDAAASGAHDELAELLTLAAETAFNNQDRSAVESLRTAFGRGRRRIPGSRDVRKPKTAPAAAEPRASAQAPPTPTIVIKQAKRVLPLALGVALLAFAAATVYRAQGLGAGARGTVLSDTVVVRERVGTRGSRSYSVTGSMLPAASLAGAANAGDDPQWVTAVSLPWVNPRVSPDGRLVAIERITPAGTRVHVISRDQTDTVSVGDAFGDNTAAGWSPDSRWLLVIHASDGSGAYHASLHAHSLESPDRRIALDTSSAHAVTEAAWSPRGPHIAWTARTGETRDQEVYVALSDGTGARNLSTSPSEDYHPTWSPDGARVAFTSERDGNAELYSAELLTGELRRLTFDASQDDRASYSPDGDFIAFESTRGGRTGVFVMPPLGGSAIRLTPADRSFALAGWRGSTPAYVARLRADLPDVLEPGREVTLSATGIDQFGAPLDVSSVEWSALDPAAVEVRMVPADTAGSAREAVLLARRPGIARIVASLGAWRADTLFAVVGSAPVVLIDESFSNGLPAGAWTVLGSPPSAVVAGAGVRGSSGLVLRSGRRWESGILSTRGVPLRKGLLLTARIRASFNSTTARGGFTLALVAAEPPGLVDPAAPQFLKVAALSWLPESGRLSYSAEREFWSEPVTFGRDDVWQDFRIEVEGDGRIAFYVGDRLRRRSDVVVTGREGAFPVQLWVAGRAADGDVAVDDVRLSIVGGN; translated from the coding sequence GTGACCCCATCCCGGAAGCTTTTTCTTCTCGGGGCTCCTTCGTTACAGGACGACGATGGCCGCCCGGTACCGGGGATGGGGCCAGGCAAGCCGCTGGCCATGCTCGCTTATGTGGTCATCACCGGCTCGGCTACTCGCGAGGAGCTGGTAGCGCTGTTCTGGCCAGAGACTCCGGACGACAAGGCTCGCAACGCCTTCCGCCAGACCCTGCACAGATTGCGAGGAGCACTGGGCTCGGATTCCCTGGCGTCGGACCGGGACCGGATCAAGATCGATCCCGCCGGCGCGGTCTGGTGCGACGCCCTCGAGTTCGGCGCAACGGTCGCATCCGATCCGGAGCGGGCCATCGCACTCTACCGCGGGCCTTTCCTCGACGGACTCGATGTCGCTTCGAGCGATTTCCAGCACTGGGCGGACTCGCGTCGGGAACGATTCGAGGCGCAGTTCCGCAGCGCGCTCGCTATCGCGGCCAACCGCGCGCTCGAATCCGGGGACACCGCGCTGGCGGCAGCGCACGCAGCGAGGCTCTCGCGCACAGCGCCGCTCGATCCGGACTCGGCACTCCTGGAAGCGAAAATTCTGGCGGGGGCCGGGCGAAAACCCGAAGCGATTTCGGTTCTCACGCAGCACTCCACGCGGCTCGAATCGGAGCTGGGCGAGAAACCTTCCGCCGGCGTGCGCGCAATGTTGACCCGGTTGCTCAACGAAGCGCCGGCCACCGTGGCCAGACCCGGTGAAACCGCGGACCAGCTCGTGGAGACCGAATTCGTCGGACGCGACAAGGAGCTCGGCAAGCTGCTGGCCTTCTGGCGCGGCGTGGAGCGGAGCGGCGCGACCGTAGTGGTCACCGGGCCGCCCGGAATCGGCAGGACGAGGTTGATCGCGGAGCTCGCGCAGCGCATTCAGGCGTTCGGGCCGGCACTCATCCTGTGGGGGCAGGAGCGGCACGGGAACCGCGCAATCCCATACGCCGCCCTGGCAGACGCCTTGCGCCCGGCGGTCACCGCCCCCGGCATAGCCGGCGCCAGCCGGCATCTGCTCGCGGAGGCCGCGCGACTCCTGCCGGAGATTCGCGACCAGTTCGACCTGCCTGAAGCGACCGCAATTGATGACGAAGCTGCCCGCGTTCGATTCTACGACGGCGTGGCCGCGCTGATCGATGCCGTCGCGTACGAGCAGCCCGTGTGTCTCATCCTGGAGGATCTCCACCACTCCTCGCGGTCCAGCGCGGAGCTGCTGCATTTCCTCACGGGCCGGCTCGCCGCATCACCCGTCCTGTTCGTGCTCAGCTGCCGGCCCGCCGAGGCCCCCCCGCACGTGACGGAGCGCTTTTCGCCGGCTCAGGTCGCCGGCGCGCGTGGCCCTGCGCCGGCACAAGCTGCTCGCGAGAGCATCGAGCTCGAGCCGCTGACGCAAAACGCGGTGGAACGGCTGCTGGCCTCCGTCGCCACGGGCGGGGACCCGGACGCGGACACGCTGGCGACGATCACCCGAATGGCGGAGGGCAATCCGTTCCGCGCGCTCGATCTGCTGCGGCGCGCCAGGCGCGGCGAGCCACTGGCCAACCTGCCCACTGAGCTGGCGGCCGCGCTGTGGGCTCGATTGCAGGGCTGCTCGCCACCGGAGCAAAGACTTTTTCTGGCGTGCGCTCTCCTGGAGCGGCCGGCGCCGCTGCGACTCCTGTCCGCGGCCACCCATCTGCCCGAACCGGATGCGTTCGACGCGGCCGTCACGCTCGAGCAGCGCGGTCTGGTGGTGCAGCGGCGCGGAGGAATCGCCCCGGCGCACGACGTGCTCGCCGGTCTCGCGCTGGACAGCACGGGCTCGGCAGGGCGCGCGTTGCTCGCGGGGTGGACGGCCGACGCCGTCGCGTCGGAACCGGGCGCGTCGCACGCCGAGCTGGCGCGACTGTATGCGACGGCCGGCCAGCCCTCCGCCGCGCACAAGCACGCGCGCGCCGCGATCCACGATGCCGCTGCATCCGGCGCGCACGACGAACTCGCGGAGCTGTTGACCCTCGCCGCGGAGACCGCGTTCAACAACCAGGACCGGAGCGCCGTCGAATCGCTTCGCACCGCGTTCGGCCGCGGCCGCCGACGCATCCCCGGGAGCCGCGACGTCCGGAAGCCGAAAACCGCACCCGCTGCCGCCGAGCCGCGCGCGAGCGCGCAGGCCCCGCCGACGCCAACCATCGTCATCAAACAGGCCAAACGCGTGCTGCCGCTGGCGCTGGGCGTGGCGCTTCTCGCGTTCGCCGCCGCGACCGTGTACCGCGCTCAGGGGCTCGGCGCGGGAGCGCGCGGCACCGTGCTCTCCGACACGGTCGTGGTAAGGGAGAGGGTCGGCACGCGCGGAAGCAGGAGCTATTCGGTGACGGGCTCGATGCTGCCGGCAGCGTCGCTCGCCGGTGCCGCGAACGCCGGTGATGATCCGCAATGGGTCACGGCAGTATCTCTCCCGTGGGTCAACCCCCGCGTAAGCCCGGACGGCCGGCTGGTGGCCATAGAGCGGATCACGCCGGCAGGAACACGCGTCCACGTGATCAGCCGCGACCAGACGGATACGGTCTCCGTCGGCGATGCGTTCGGTGACAACACCGCGGCCGGTTGGTCCCCGGACAGTCGCTGGCTCCTCGTCATCCACGCCTCGGACGGGAGCGGCGCATACCACGCGTCGCTGCATGCCCACTCGCTCGAAAGCCCCGACCGGCGGATCGCGCTCGATACTTCGTCCGCGCACGCCGTCACCGAAGCCGCCTGGTCACCACGCGGGCCGCACATTGCCTGGACCGCGCGCACGGGCGAAACCCGGGACCAGGAAGTGTACGTCGCGCTGAGCGACGGAACCGGGGCGCGCAACCTGTCCACGTCCCCGAGCGAAGACTATCATCCGACGTGGTCGCCCGACGGAGCCCGCGTCGCATTCACGAGCGAGCGCGACGGTAATGCCGAGTTGTATTCGGCAGAACTACTGACCGGCGAGTTGCGCCGCCTCACCTTCGACGCGAGCCAGGACGACCGGGCAAGCTATTCCCCCGACGGCGATTTCATCGCGTTCGAGTCCACGCGCGGCGGGCGGACCGGAGTGTTCGTAATGCCACCGCTGGGCGGGAGCGCGATCCGGCTGACGCCGGCTGACAGGAGCTTTGCGCTGGCGGGCTGGCGCGGGAGTACGCCGGCCTACGTCGCGCGGTTACGCGCGGACTTGCCGGATGTCCTGGAGCCGGGGCGGGAGGTGACGCTGTCGGCAACGGGGATCGACCAGTTCGGCGCTCCGCTCGACGTGTCGTCGGTCGAATGGTCGGCGCTCGACCCCGCCGCGGTGGAGGTTCGGATGGTGCCGGCGGATACGGCGGGAAGCGCGAGAGAAGCGGTGTTGCTCGCACGCCGTCCGGGGATCGCCCGCATCGTTGCGTCCCTCGGTGCGTGGCGTGCCGACACGCTTTTCGCCGTGGTGGGCAGCGCTCCAGTGGTGCTGATCGATGAGAGCTTTTCGAACGGGTTGCCGGCAGGCGCGTGGACCGTGCTGGGCTCACCGCCCTCGGCAGTCGTGGCGGGCGCGGGAGTGCGGGGAAGCAGCGGTCTCGTCCTCCGATCTGGCCGGCGATGGGAGAGCGGAATTCTGAGCACGAGGGGAGTGCCGCTTCGCAAGGGGCTCCTGCTCACCGCGCGAATCCGCGCGTCGTTCAACTCCACGACGGCGCGCGGCGGGTTCACCCTCGCGCTCGTAGCGGCCGAGCCCCCCGGTTTGGTCGATCCGGCCGCCCCGCAGTTCCTCAAGGTCGCCGCCCTGTCCTGGCTCCCCGAGTCCGGGCGGTTGTCCTACTCGGCGGAGCGGGAATTCTGGTCGGAGCCGGTGACGTTCGGGCGGGACGACGTCTGGCAGGATTTCCGCATCGAAGTCGAGGGCGACGGCAGGATCGCCTTCTATGTGGGTGACCGGCTGCGCCGCCGCTCGGACGTGGTCGTCACCGGGCGGGAGGGTGCCTTTCCAGTTCAACTTTGGGTGGCCGGACGGGCCGCGGATGGCGACGTAGCGGTGGACGATGTCCGCCTAAGTATCGTCGGCGGGAATTGA
- a CDS encoding prepilin-type N-terminal cleavage/methylation domain-containing protein, giving the protein MNRLRKGFTVLELAVVIAILGVLGVVIVSSTGGMSASERSDQARINEVAHTLDRLSRAMAFFEATLPKFSFYQTVGAYPGRLSHLTTPITTLQRNSCGALYSSTNVLAWVGGYFTQDIPTSGLFIAPGFLTADSLVRTPPDVATVPAGTLAIVIPNVTRADAILLAWTIDGDSTGTLGTVRYSPNDGSSPVSVSYLTMVGGC; this is encoded by the coding sequence GTGAACAGGTTGCGCAAGGGATTTACGGTCCTCGAGCTGGCCGTCGTAATCGCGATCCTGGGCGTGCTGGGAGTGGTCATCGTGTCGAGCACCGGCGGCATGTCTGCATCCGAGAGAAGCGATCAGGCCCGGATAAACGAGGTCGCGCACACACTGGATCGGCTCTCGCGCGCGATGGCATTCTTCGAGGCTACGCTCCCCAAATTCTCCTTCTATCAAACCGTCGGGGCATACCCGGGACGCCTCTCGCATCTCACTACACCGATTACAACGCTACAGCGCAATAGCTGCGGCGCGCTATACTCGTCTACGAACGTTCTGGCATGGGTTGGTGGATATTTCACCCAGGATATTCCGACGTCCGGCCTTTTCATCGCTCCGGGGTTTCTTACGGCGGATTCTCTCGTGCGCACGCCGCCTGACGTAGCGACCGTACCTGCGGGGACGCTCGCGATCGTGATTCCCAATGTCACACGCGCCGACGCCATACTTCTCGCGTGGACAATCGATGGCGATTCGACCGGAACGTTAGGGACGGTAAGATATTCGCCGAACGACGGCAGCTCGCCGGTTAGTGTATCCTACTTGACCATGGTAGGCGGATGTTGA
- a CDS encoding prepilin-type N-terminal cleavage/methylation domain-containing protein, giving the protein MKKVAKMVRKGFTLIEILVTLLILSILVAILAPGVIGQLGKEDPVRVAADLTNIKTGINLFRINMRPQFPGDLEDLAYAPATSGDSAFGGGSFSSNTAWKGPYIDASIIEKNTQVDSTAIPTAFGATINAKLRRCFAATSACTLDQQTGIGGFVSVVINGLDAAKFAAINDLIDGEGELAPSTTGKFREGSAATQAVYYAVPIN; this is encoded by the coding sequence ATGAAGAAGGTCGCGAAGATGGTGCGGAAGGGCTTCACGCTTATTGAAATTTTGGTGACCTTGCTGATCCTGTCGATCCTGGTCGCGATTCTCGCGCCGGGCGTGATCGGGCAGTTGGGCAAGGAGGATCCGGTTCGGGTCGCGGCCGATCTGACGAATATCAAGACGGGCATCAACCTGTTCCGTATTAACATGCGGCCGCAGTTCCCGGGTGACCTGGAGGATCTCGCGTATGCGCCAGCCACGAGCGGAGACTCGGCTTTCGGTGGCGGATCCTTCAGCTCGAATACCGCTTGGAAGGGCCCGTACATCGATGCGTCCATCATTGAGAAGAACACTCAGGTCGATTCGACCGCGATACCGACAGCCTTCGGCGCGACTATCAATGCGAAACTTCGCCGGTGCTTCGCCGCCACGAGCGCGTGCACCCTCGATCAGCAAACGGGCATTGGCGGCTTCGTCTCCGTGGTCATCAACGGGCTTGATGCCGCGAAGTTCGCGGCGATCAACGACCTGATCGACGGGGAAGGCGAATTGGCCCCCAGCACTACCGGCAAGTTCCGGGAGGGAAGCGCGGCTACCCAGGCAGTTTATTACGCGGTTCCGATCAACTAA
- a CDS encoding AAA family ATPase produces MYEQFYGLTERPFSLTPSPRYVFYSDRYRTALDELTYGIDRKEGFMLLTGLPGTGKTTLSRDLLEKLDPDKHRSALIFNPFLNGPEMLQALLTEFGVEYQDNAPRNELLSRLNKFFLEQLAAGRTCVAIFDEAQHLSSEFLEQIRVLSNLETADEKLIQIVLVGQPELSQRLKMPGMAQLSQRVSVRSALTFLNLDETKRYIYHRLNVAGARGRLEFTGPAISAIYKAAHGIPRRINAICDQALLAGFVSQTQKIGVPEVKQAVASLRGDEADPTPERRQRRMKLMFIAGLVLFLLALIAVSLLALHGAGLIVVPGLPPI; encoded by the coding sequence ATGTACGAGCAGTTCTATGGTCTCACCGAGCGCCCGTTCTCACTCACGCCGAGCCCGCGGTACGTCTTCTATTCGGACCGATACAGAACGGCGCTGGACGAGCTCACCTACGGCATAGACCGCAAAGAGGGGTTCATGCTCCTCACCGGCCTGCCCGGGACCGGCAAGACCACGCTGTCGCGCGACCTGCTGGAGAAGCTGGACCCCGACAAGCACCGCTCGGCGCTGATCTTCAACCCGTTCCTGAACGGGCCCGAGATGCTGCAGGCGCTGCTCACCGAGTTCGGCGTCGAGTACCAGGATAACGCGCCGCGCAACGAGCTGTTGAGCAGGCTCAACAAGTTCTTCCTCGAGCAGCTGGCCGCGGGCCGGACGTGCGTGGCGATCTTCGACGAAGCGCAGCACCTCTCTTCGGAATTCCTCGAGCAGATCCGCGTCCTGTCGAATCTCGAGACCGCCGATGAGAAGCTCATCCAGATAGTGCTCGTAGGCCAGCCCGAGCTGAGCCAGCGGCTCAAGATGCCGGGGATGGCGCAGCTCAGCCAGCGAGTTTCCGTGCGCTCGGCGCTCACGTTCCTCAACCTCGACGAGACGAAGCGGTACATCTATCACCGGCTCAACGTCGCCGGCGCGCGCGGCCGCCTCGAGTTCACCGGGCCCGCGATCAGCGCGATCTACAAGGCGGCGCACGGCATTCCGCGCAGGATCAACGCCATATGCGATCAGGCGCTGCTCGCCGGGTTCGTCTCGCAGACGCAGAAGATCGGCGTCCCCGAGGTGAAGCAGGCCGTCGCGTCGCTGCGCGGCGACGAGGCTGATCCCACTCCCGAGAGAAGGCAGCGGCGGATGAAGCTGATGTTCATCGCCGGGCTGGTGCTGTTTCTGCTCGCCCTGATCGCGGTGTCGCTGCTGGCGCTGCATGGCGCGGGGTTGATCGTCGTGCCGGGGCTGCCACCCATATGA